A section of the Jaculus jaculus isolate mJacJac1 chromosome 6, mJacJac1.mat.Y.cur, whole genome shotgun sequence genome encodes:
- the Scgb3a1 gene encoding secretoglobin family 3A member 1, protein MKFTTTFLVLSITLLSDSGAAFFMDSAAKPVAALAPAAETVAGAVPNLPVNSFNALKFLLASLGIPVEHLIEGSRKCVTELGPEAVGAVKTLLGALTLFG, encoded by the exons ATGAAGTTCACCACCACCTTTCTGGTACTCAGCATCACCCTGCTCAGTGACTCTG GTGCTGCCTTCTTCATGGACTCAGCGGCCAAACCTGTGGCTGCCCTGGCCCCTGCAGCAGAAACTGTAGCTGGAGCTGTGCCCAACCTACCAGTCAACTCCTTCAACGCCCTGAAGTTCCTGCTGGCCAGCCTGGGAATCCCCGTGGAGCACCTTATCGAGGGTTCCAGGAAGTGTGTCACCGAGCTGGGCCCTGAGGCTGTGGGAGCTGTGAAGACACTGCTG GGGGCCCTGACACTCTTTGGTTGA